The Anopheles gambiae chromosome 2, idAnoGambNW_F1_1, whole genome shotgun sequence genomic sequence gcaaaaaaacataatcattAGCACCGGAACACACTGCTGGGACTACTTCGATCCGTTCGGGGTTTCACAAAATATCATTCAGTTGTTGGAACATTCCGATTCAATACCTATTTCGCTCTTCTTCTCGCGCGTGCACCTTTTCACAAAAACACTCCAATTGCCGGGCCGGGGAATGCAACAAATATTACTAATTCGTTCCTGCTTAGCAGCGCGCACGAAGCCACTTCAACAACAGTGCTGCACACCATCATCACAAACAAATGCTTCGACTTCCTTTCACCCGTGGCGCTAGAATTACTCTACGTTCAGCTTCTTCTTCAGCGACTCCGGCATCTCTGGCGGGGGTGGGCGGGGGATGGATAGGGCAACCTTCACACCGTCGTAGATGAACCACTGCAGGGCGGTCAGCGTACCAATCATGATGATACGCGGCGTCAGACCGTTCCACATGCCCATGAAGCCCAGCTGCTTGGCCACATCGATCGCGGACGATCCCTTGGCCTGGTTCAGCTTGGACACCACCACATCGGCCGGATGGGACACCACGGCACAGAACACACCGGCAATGTAGCCGGCAGCGAACGTCACAATCAGCTGCTCACCCTTCGAGCACTGGTCGCGTGGCTTCGGCACGACATGCCTGTACAGAACGTGGACGACGGAAAGTAACAAAAGAAACACAGTGGATTAGATAAAGTGATGCTCGGGCCAAACGATGGCACAAAAACGCCAGTACTTACTTGTACAACAGCTCGACGGTCTTCTCGAAGCAGGCGAACTTCATCATGGTGTACGGGATCTGACGGCACCACAGCGGAACCAGACCCTTGTAGAACGCCATAACGCCCTCCTCGCCCATCATCTTCGGCATGGCCTGTCGCATCGTGTTGGCGTATCCGGGCATGGTCTGGATCTTGACCTTGGCCGCCTCCAGCGGGGCAAGCGCAATGTCGGCGAAGAATTCGGCCGAGGCAGAAGCGCCCAGATACACCCAGGTACGGTACAGGTAGGCATTCTCCTCGCCGATCATGTCAGCGTACTTGATTTTGAACACCTCATACAGACCGAACTTGAAAGCACCCTGGGGAAATTGACGAATTATAAACGAAAGTGAGCATTACTTGTAGAACTGATTGGAATACTGTTAAAGATGAAATAGAAGTCcgatttattattttgaatttgtttaacttcccacacaaaaaaacattacagggttttccaggagttctcatagttgtggtacgcttccttgactctttcttacagggagtgaacttcatatgatggaaattggactctatggcatccttttttggacaggctcccttgaaattcctattggatttatCCTAAAAGGGTGCTATAGTGTCCAATTCGCAATATATTAAGTTTATTTTATGTAAGTAgcagtcaataaagtgtcccacagctatgagaactcctggaaaaccttgaaattattaaataataatgatttacAGCGTACCACGAAGTCAATTGCCACTGTAATTCAACAAAACAGTAACATTGGTATCGCAGTTTGTTTGTAtcataaaaacataattgtTACGGAACGCATCCTTTCCAAAGTTTGCATTATTGATTTTCAAGTTCCACAGCGCTCCGCAAGAAAAACGTGCATCGCAAAAACGCACAGTGCCGTTCACAGTGCATTACGTAACGAGACACGACGGCACACGTTTGTGTATACGTTGAACCGCCCCAAGGCCAGTTCAATTACTCAGCCAACATTGTGCCGCACAGAGCGTAGTGTAGAATGTTTAGAACTCACACAGACTAAATGATCTCATATGAAGCACGTCGTGCTGGTTGCATTAGAAGTGATTCCCACCCTGCACGTATTACCGCTTCGCGGTGTAGTCACATGGTTTCTCACCCACTAAAAAACTGCATCATTTTTGTACGAGCTTGTCTTCCAAAAAAGGTCACGGACAGTTTATCAAAACGCGTTCACGTGGGACCTGCCAGACAGATAAGTGCAACCGAATGCCCCGCCCCATAGTCCCGCTTATCATCCGCTATCCATCTTGAGGATCTTACCTGGGCCGAGTAGCCGAAGAAGGTCGGTGCCCATCCCTTGGCCAGACCGCGCGCACCCTCCTCCGCGATGGTGACCTTGAATCCGTGGAACAGATTCTTGTACTTGGCCTGGTTGACCTGCAGCCGGCACTTGACCAGATCGAGCGGTACGACGGCGGTGTGGGTGATACCGCACGACAGGATACCTCCGACCGCACACAGGCCGAAGAATTCATTCGAGCCGAACTCAACCTCGCGGCTGGCGGCTGCCTGAACGGAACGGCCCGGCACTACCGCCTTCTCGGTACCGTCGTCACAGTGCACGCGTGTGAACGGTGTGCGGAAGGGCGAGTTCCGTGCGGCATCCAGCAGTCCGGCAAACATGGTGGAATGAATCTTTTATCCTTGCGACACCTGGAAGTGGGAGAAGGAAGGGTAAAGAAGGGCAGAAATGGATTAGTTTTCTTTTAGTTCCTGCATCGCTTCGAAGTGTATTAAATCGATATCAGCAGAGTCTGGGGACATTACGACATCAGTTGAAGTTGAAGAGGAACGATGTTCTACGGACAGTAGAAGCGACCAGCGACGCAGCCACGTTTGCGATAAGATAAGATTGGAAGACCTTTAAAACAACGTTCCTTCGGCCGTGCGATTATATAAAAACTAATTTCCAATTTAGCAAAAACAATCCTGTTTCTTGCGCTCGAGGTGATTGCTTTTACTAACTCAATTCATTTAAAGAGTGGAAAATTAGTATGAGGATTTGAGGCTTGTTAATTTTTAAGTGAATATACCGATACTAATCATTGTACACCATCCTTTTCCAGTGGAGACATTCCAACTTCCGACTTTTCGATCTTGTTATATAACCAGACCAAAAGTCGCATTATGTCGTAAGCGCCTCGCTCATGACTGGGAAACTTTAAAGCTTGCCGAAATAAGAGTTTTGCAAAATCCCCCCTCCCTTAAGCCAGCTTCATGCAACTCTAATCACAATAGGGGTTGGAATCTTTGCGTTCGTTCACACTTCGGGTGAAGCATTCAAAGctcacatacacgcacaatTATCACCTCCGGAGGGTGTCAAATGGAACCGGTGTGCACGGCCATCCATCCCGGAGAGTGCGTCACGACCTTCCACGAAACACTacaggagagaaagagagcttcTGTCACGTGGAAGGGGCCTGCGTAGAGCATCGGCGGAACATTCTAGACAGTGCGTGAAAAATTGAACTGGTTATTCCCCGCAGCATATAGGGAAAAAGAGACTTTTGTCCCATAAACAATAG encodes the following:
- the LOC11175525 gene encoding solute carrier family 25 member 3, whose translation is MFAGLLDAARNSPFRTPFTRVHCDDGTEKAVVPGRSVQAAASREVEFGSNEFFGLCAVGGILSCGITHTAVVPLDLVKCRLQVNQAKYKNLFHGFKVTIAEEGARGLAKGWAPTFFGYSAQGAFKFGLYEVFKIKYADMIGEENAYLYRTWVYLGASASAEFFADIALAPLEAAKVKIQTMPGYANTMRQAMPKMMGEEGVMAFYKGLVPLWCRQIPYTMMKFACFEKTVELLYKHVVPKPRDQCSKGEQLIVTFAAGYIAGVFCAVVSHPADVVVSKLNQAKGSSAIDVAKQLGFMGMWNGLTPRIIMIGTLTALQWFIYDGVKVALSIPRPPPPEMPESLKKKLNVE